In Arachis stenosperma cultivar V10309 chromosome 1, arast.V10309.gnm1.PFL2, whole genome shotgun sequence, one DNA window encodes the following:
- the LOC130959800 gene encoding probable folate-biopterin transporter 4, with the protein MIKWTKQLNAAFGASFIWLICLIYFTQGFRSFVWTAISYQLKDNLKLSPSASQFVFSVAFFPWSIKPLYGILSDCFPIKGRKRIPYLVLATVLSLVPWLILGLSSTLRGSTWHLTIFLTMQNLGSAMADVVIDAMIAEAVRYDRASFAGDLQSISWSSMALGGICGSLLGGYALSNLQIDVIFLLFSVLPCIQLLSCYFVDENTANVKFLSEDSIRHPLTNGSALDEDEDIPFNKNKKSHSTTTRRKKGKTKGKTRSINTRKSASFEKRDSLSFKWFHSLKNAIYDLCRAFRQPMILRPMSWFLLAHVAVPNLSTVIFYYQTEVLKLEASFLGTARVVGWLGLMLGTFVYNRHLKYMTLRKILMCAHIGLAISNLLEIVIVSRKNIAFGVSDRIVVLFGSALADGINQFKFMPFLILSGQLCPPGIEGTLFALFMSINNLGATLGSFVGAGLASILNIDSGSFDNLLLGIIIHTLCNFIPVAFLFLIPKEATGLSA; encoded by the exons ATGATCAAATGGACGAAGCAGTTGAATGCTGCATTTGGGGCTTCGTTTATTTGGTTGATTTGCTTGATTTACTTCACCCAG GGTTTTAGGTCTTTTGTATGGACAGCTATTTCCTACCAGCTCAAGGATAATCTCAAGTTGTCACCATCAGCTTCTCAATTTGTGTTTTCAGTAGCATTTTTCCCATGGAGCATTAAACCATTATATGG AATTCTATCGGATTGTTTCCCCATTAAAGGAAGGAAACGAATTCCCTATTTAGTGCTTGCAACTGTGCTGTCCCTTGTGCCATGGTTAATTTTAGGCCTAAGCTCAACCTTGAGGGGTTCAACATGGCACCTGACAATATTCTTGACTATGCAAAACTTGGGCTCGGCCATGGCAGATGTTGTAATCGATGCAATGATTGCCGAGGCAGTACGATATGACCG GGCTTCATTTGCTGGTGACCTCCAGTCAATATCATGGTCATCGATGGCTTTGGGAGGAATATGTGGTAGTTTGTTAGGAGGATATGCATTATCCAATTTACAAATAGAtgttattttccttttattttctgttCTACCATGTATACAGCTGTTGTCATGCTATTTTGTGGATGAGAACACTGCGAACGTTAAATTTTTATCAGAAGATTCTATAAGACATCCCCTTACAAATGGTAGCGCCcttgatgaagatgaagatattcctttcaacaaaaacaaaaagtcCCACAGCACTACgacaagaagaaagaaggggaaaaCAAAGGGGAAAACTAGATCAATAAATACTAGGAAATCAGCTAGTTTTGAAAAAAGAGATTCCTTGTCTTTCAAGTGGTTCCATTCTTTGAAGAATGCAATTTATGACCTGTGTCGTGCATTTAGACAGCCCATGATCTTGAG ACCTATGTCATGGTTTTTACTTGCCCATGTTGCCGTTCCCAATCTTTCGACAGTCATCTTCTACTACCAAACTGAAGTTCTGAAGCTTGAAGCATCCTTCCTAGGGACTGCACGAGTTGTTGGATGGTTAGGACTTATGCTGGGAACCTTTGTTTATAATCGCCATCTGAAGTATATGACTCTACGAAAGATTCTCAT GTGTGCCCATATTGGTTTGGCAATCTCGAATCTTTTAGAGATTGTCATCGTGTCTAGGAAAAATATAGCCTTTGGAGTATCAGATAGGATTGTGGTGCTCTTTGGCTCTGCTCTTGCTGACGGAATCAATCAATTCAA GTTCATGCCGTTCCTGATCTTATCTGGCCAACTATGTCCTCCAGGAATTGAAGGAACTTTATTTGCCCTTTTCATGTCAATAAACAATTTGGGAGCAACACTGGGGTCTTTTGTGGGTGCTGGGTTGGCTTCTATATTGAATATTGATTCAGGATCATTTGACAATCTTCTATTGGGCATCATAATTCATACCTTGTGCAATTTCATtccagttgcttttctgtttctGATACCCAAAGAAGCTACAGGTTTATCAGCATAG